The following are from one region of the Coccinella septempunctata chromosome 7, icCocSept1.1, whole genome shotgun sequence genome:
- the LOC123316899 gene encoding uncharacterized protein LOC123316899: protein MVNRCVVCKKISSKSNGNPCTESSKWVYVCSDHFCDEDFILKFGKKCLKTEAIPSRISLPDPCSSNTLAASDERYMTQDPSDVGKVGESSKLIGSELSETSDLSATASASDLSATLTASDLSATDMSVALAASDLSGKVDSLEVFDTEKFAAPHTKTSCCTSTASDGRSVTQTLSDIGRVEEFPKLSGLKYLKL from the exons ATGGTGAATCGCTGTGTGGTGtgcaaaaaaatcagcagtaaAAGCAATGGAAATCCATGCACCG aatcttcCAAATGGGTATATGTTTGCTCTGACCATTTCTGTGACGAAGATTTCATccttaaatttggaaaaaaatgtttgaaaacggAAGCTATTCCATCCAGGATTTCATTGCCTGATCCTTG ttcAAGTAACACATTAGCGGCTTCAGACGAAAGGTATATGACCCAGGACCCATCAGATGTTGGTAAAGTTGGGGAGTCCTCAAAATTGATTGGTTCTGAATTATCAGAAACTTCAGATTTGTCTGCTACCGCAAGTGCTTCAGATTTATCTGCCACATTGACTGCTTCCGATTTATCTGCTACAGACATGTCTGTTGCTTTGGCCGCTTCAGATTTATCAGGCAAAGTGGATTCCTTAGAAGTATTTGATACTGAAAAATTTGCAGCACCACATACAAAAAC ttcaTGTTGCACATCGACTGCTTCAGATGGAAGGAGTGTGACCCAGACTCTCTCAGATATTGGTAGAGTAGAGGAATTTCCAAAACTGAGTGGTCTGAAGTATCTAAAACTTTAA